The genome window GACCTCACCGAACCGCACCACCTGATCAACCTTCACCAATCGCTTCGCCGGTCGTCCCTGACCGCCCGTCACCGAACGAGGTTCCGATGTCCAACGCGATCCTGTCCCCCGACGCGACCAGACCCGCGCCTGCCGACGCGCAGGCCCAGAACGGCACCCGACTGAACTCGCTGACCGGCCTGCGCGCGCTGGCCGCCCTCGGCGTCTTCCTGGCCCACCTGAACGTCTTCCTGCCGGTCCCCGGCACCCACGGCTGGTTCGGCCTCGGCGGCGCCGGCGTCCCCTACTTCTTCGTGCTGTCCGGCTTCGTGATCGCCTGGTCGTTCAGCGACCGGGACACCGCCCGGCGGTTCTACGGCCGCCGGTTCGCCCGGATCTGGCCGCTGATGCTGGCCGCCACGGTCGCCGGGGTGGCGCTGGCCCTCTGGTTCGCCAAGGGCAGCGACACCGACGAGACCCTGCTGCTCGGCACCGCCAGCGTGCTGCTGGTGCACGCCTGGAACCGCAACGGCCTGCTGACCTCGCCGGACCCGGTCAGCTGGCCGGTCTCCGTGGAGGCCGCCTTCTACCTGCTCTTCCCGGCCGTGGTGCGGCCGATGCTGCGCCGCTCGCTGCGTCAGCTCGCGGTGCTGGCCGTGCTGTTCGTGCTGGTCGGCTGGGGCATCAAGACCTACCTCTGGCTCAACTGGCCGGTCGGCACCCGGCTCGACACGACCGGGTTGAACGCGATGGTGCTGGGCACGATGTCACCGCCGGCCCGGGTGAACGAGTTCCTGCTCGGGGTCGCCGCGGCGGCCGCGATGCGCAAGGGCTGGCGCAGCCCGGTCCGCCCGTGGGTGCCGGTCACCCTGCTGGTGGTGGCCCTCGGCGTGCTGATGCACTACCAGAACGCGCCTTGGCGGACCATCACCCTGTACGACGCCCTCGACCCGGTCTGCGCGCCGATCTTCGCGCTGCTGATCGTCTCGGTCGCCACCCGCGAGCTGGCCGGCGTCCGGTCGGTGC of Kitasatospora viridis contains these proteins:
- a CDS encoding acyltransferase family protein; translation: MSNAILSPDATRPAPADAQAQNGTRLNSLTGLRALAALGVFLAHLNVFLPVPGTHGWFGLGGAGVPYFFVLSGFVIAWSFSDRDTARRFYGRRFARIWPLMLAATVAGVALALWFAKGSDTDETLLLGTASVLLVHAWNRNGLLTSPDPVSWPVSVEAAFYLLFPAVVRPMLRRSLRQLAVLAVLFVLVGWGIKTYLWLNWPVGTRLDTTGLNAMVLGTMSPPARVNEFLLGVAAAAAMRKGWRSPVRPWVPVTLLVVALGVLMHYQNAPWRTITLYDALDPVCAPIFALLIVSVATRELAGVRSVLGSRPVVALGNWSYAFFLFHYLVLYVVGSLALHRHSLNDFFYQQVPATWANLGWAGLALVISVALAGALHLLYEQPLERGLRALFGARRGTRAATVPGTSTPRETQ